In a genomic window of Rhinoderma darwinii isolate aRhiDar2 chromosome 10, aRhiDar2.hap1, whole genome shotgun sequence:
- the TARDBP gene encoding TAR DNA-binding protein 43 encodes MEMEYIRVAEDENEEPMEIPSEDDGTVLLSTVTAQFPGACGLRYRNPVNQCMRGVRLVEGILHAPESGWGNLVYVVNYPKDNKRKMDETDASSAVKIKRAVTKTSDLIVLGLPWKTTEQDLKDYFSTFGEVIMVQVKKDAKTGHSKGFGFVRFTEYETQVKVMSQRHMIDGRWCDCKLPNSKQSPDEPMRSRKVFVGRCTEDMTADELRQFFTQYGEVVDVFIPKPFRAFSFVTFADDQVAQSLCGEDLIIKGVSVHVSTAEPKHNNSNRIPLERGGRFPGANFTTQGYPNNRPQSAGLGNNQPNNMAGGGGGGGMNFGAFSINPAMMAAAQAALQSSWGMMGMLASQQNQPGNPQSNNQGPQGNPPRDQAQSFGSASNSYGSNSGAIGWGSPNAGSGTGFNGGGFSSSMESKSSGWGM; translated from the exons ATGGAGATGGAATATATTCGCGTGGCTGAGGACGAGAATGAGGAACCAATGGAAATTCCGTCCGAGGATGATGGCACCGTCCTGCTGTCCACCGTAACGGCTCAGTTCCCTGGTGCTTGCGGCCTCAGATACCGGAATCCGGTGAATCAGTGCATGCGTGGGGTCCGGCTGGTGGAAGGCATTCTCCATGCTCCAGAAAGTGGATGGGGAAATCTCGTTTATGTCGTGAACTACCCAAAAG acaacAAAAGGAAGATGGATGAAACCGACGCTTCTTCAGCTGTTAAAATCAAGCGAGCTGTGACAAAAACCTCTGATCTCATTGTGCTTGGCTTACCGTGGAAAACAACTGAGCAGGATCTGAAGGACTACTTCAGCACGTttggagaagtcatcatggtcCAG GTCAAAAAAGATGCCAAAACCGGCCATTCTAAGGGTTTTGGCTTTGTACGGTTTACAGAATATGAAACACAAGTGAAAGTGATGTCCCAGCGCCACATGATAGATGGAAGATGGTGCGACTGTAAACTGCCTAATTCCAAG CAAAGCCCAGATGAACCCATGCGCAGCCGTAAAGTATTTGTTGGCCGCTGCACCGAGGACATGACTGCTGACGAGCTTCGCCAGTTCTTCACGCAATACggagaggtggtggatgtctttaTCCCAAAGCCATTTAGAGCATTTTCCTTTGTGACCTTTGCTGATGACCAG gTTGCCCAGTCTTTGTGCGGAGAAGATCTGATTATTAAAGGAGTCAGTGTTCATGTATCTACAGCAGAGCCCAAACACAATAATAGCAATAGGATCCCCTTGGAGAGGGGTGGCAGATTCCCAGGAGCTAACTTCACGACTCAGGGGTACCCCAATAACAGGCCACAGAGCGCTGGACTTGGTAACAACCAGCCAAATAACATGGCGGGGGGTGGAGGCGGCGGTGGCATGAACTTCGGGGCATTTAGCATCAACCCTGCAATGATGGCTGCTGCTCAGGCAGCTTTACAAAGCAGCTGGGGTATGATGGGCATGCTGGCAAGTCAGCAGAATCAACCTGGGAATCCACAGAGTAATAACCAGGGCCCCCAAGGGAATCCTCCTAGAGACCAGGCACAGAGCTTTGGCTCCGCTAGTAACTCCTATGGCTCTAACTCTGGGGCTATAGGCTGGGGTTCTCCTAATGCCGGCTCTGGTACTGGCTTCAATGGTGGGGGCTTCAGCTCGAGCATGGAATCAAAGTCCTCTGGTTGGGGTATGTAG